In Sorangium aterium, the genomic stretch CGAGCGTCTGCCCGTCGCTGCGCACGAGGTTCGCCAGGAGGTCGAAGCGCGGGAGGGTCATCTCGTGCTCCAGGTCCTCGCGGATGGCCGCGAGCGCGCGCTTGTGGACGGCGAGGATGCGCACCCAGGCGCGCACGGCCGCCTGGTCGCCGCGCGCGCTCTCCGGCGGGGGGACCACGGCGAGCGGCCGCCTCGCCGGCGCCCCGCGCCTCACGGGCCGCCCTCGCCGCGCGCGCCCGTGGAGGGTGGCGCCGCCGCGGCCGCGTCGATCTCCACGGCCGCGCCCTCGCCGCGCGCGTCGAGCGCCGCGACGGCCTCGATCTCCACGAGCGCGCGCCGCTCGACGAGCCCCGCGACGCCGACGAGGGCCATCGCCGGGAAGTGCTTGCCGAACCGCGCCCGCCACGCGGCGCCGATCGCGCGGAGCGAGCCCCTGTACGCCTCGAGATCGGTCACGTAGACGGTCATGCGCGCGACGTCGCCCGGCTCCCCGCCGGCGGCCGCGACGACCGCGAGCACGTTGTCGAGCGCCTGGGCGAACTGCTCGGCCAGATCGTCGCTCCGGAGCTGCCCGGACGCGGGGTCCCACCCGATCTGCCCCGCGATGTGCAGCGTCCTGCCGCGCGTCACGACGCCGTTGGCGTAGCCTCGCGGCGCAGGCCACCCGGCCGGCTGCACGATCTCGAGATCGCCATTCACCGCATCACCTGCCCCCCGTCGACCGGGATCGCCTGGCCATGGATGCTGCGCGCCTCGTCGCTGCAGAGCATCGCCACGACGAGCGCGACCTCGGCGGGCTCGACCATCCGGCCCTGAGGCGACATCGACTCGAGCGACCGCCGCGCCGCGTCCTCGCCCCGCCCGGTCTTCTCGGCGATGCGGGAGATCGCCTCGTCCGCCATCCTCGTGTTCACCCACCCGGGGCAGACGCAGTTGATGGTCACCGGCGTCCGGGCGATCTCCACCGCGATGGCGCGGGTCATGCCGACCATGGCGTGCTTCGACGCGCAGTACGCGGTCGAGTAGGCGCACCCGACGAGCCCGGCGGTCGAGGCGACGTTGACGACGCGCCCGAACCCGCGCGCGATCATCTTCGGGATCAGGGCGCGGCAGAGCGCGAAGGCGCCGGTCACGTTGACCGCGAGCATGCGGTCCCAGAGCGCGTCGCTGGTCCTGTCGAACGGCGCGCTCTCGGCGACGCCCGCGTTGTTGACGAGCACGTCGATGTGCCCGAGCTGGCCTTCGAGCGCGGCGAGCGCCGGCGGCGCGCCCTCGCGATCGCCGACGTCGAGCCGGACGGCGACGCCCCCGATGGCCGCGGCCGTCTCCTCGATCTCGGCCTGCGTGCGGCCTGCGACGGCGACGCGCGCGCCGCCCTGCGCCAGCCGCTCGGCGATCGCCCTGCCGATGCCGCGACCCCCACCCGTGACGAGCGCGATCCTGCCTTCCAGGGACATCCGGACCACCTAAATCATATATATATGAAGCACAAGGCGAAGTCACCCTCGTCGGCGCTCGCAGCGCCGCCCGCCCGCTGAGGTCGGAGTCGGCCATCTCGCGACGGAACGCGGCGGATCGGCCTCGTTTTCCTCGCTCTCCTCGCTCGTCTGGCGCTTGGTTTCTCGTCGCGCTCGTCGCGCTCGTCGCACACGGCGTCCGCCGAGCGTCGCCTGGAACGTAGTGGGCGGAGAGCATGGAGTACGGCCAGAGCGGGCGTGCCGTGTGCTGTGGCTCGCGCGCGTCCGCGACGGAGCTGCATGCGCGCACGTGATGAAGGCGAGCGCGTTCACGACGAAGCGCCCCGCGCCGCGGTGGTCTGCCTGCTTCGGCGCGAGCTCGAACCGTCGATCTCGACGAATGCATGCGCCACCATGCCCTCATGCGCCCCTCCCTCGCTGCGGCGACGGCCGCGGCATCGTCGCTCGTCGCGGCGCTCGGCTGCGGCGATGCGCGCCCGAGCGTCTCGTCGATCTGGGTCTCGCCTGCGCGGCACGACGAGCTCCGGGGAGAGCGGTTCTTCGACGCGCCGTGGCCGAGCGATCTGCGCCGCGAGGGCGGCCTGGTCCGGCTCGACGGCTACAACAACCCGCGGCGCCTCAGGATCCTGGACGAGTACATCCACGAGATGGACTCGGTCCTCGACGGCTTCTCTCCGGCGGCGGCGGGGTTCCTGCGGTTCGCCGGGCCGATCGACGTCTCCTCGCTCCCGTCGACGCCCGCGCTCGCCATGAGCCCCCTCGGGACGGTGCAGCTCATCGACGTGGATCCGGGCTCGCCGGAGCGCGGAGCGCGGCGGCCGATCTCGGTCTATTTCCGGCGTGAGGCCGGCGTTTACTGGCCCGCGAACACCCTCGCCTTCATGCCCGTGATGGGCTTCCCGCTCCGGCCGCGGACCCGGTACGCGCTCGTCGTCACGGACGCGGTGCGCGGCGAGGGCGGCGGCGCGGTGGAGGCGAGCCCGGAGCTGCGCGACGCGCTCGGGATCGGCCAGGCCGGCGTCACGCCCGACGCCGTCAGGGAGGCGCTGGCGCCGGCGGTGGACGAGATCGAGGCCGCGGGCGTCGACCGGGAGCGCATCGTTCACCTCACGGTGTTCACCACGTCCGACCCCACCGCGGAGCTCTTCGCGCTGCGCGACCACCTGCTCGCGAACGTCCCGCCGCCGGAGGCGCGGCCCGCGCTCTGGCGGCGCCTCAGCCACAAGGCGACGTGCGACGAGTACGCCGGCGTGTACGGCCCGTCTCCGAACTACCAGATCGGCCGGGCGCCGTACCTGAGCCACGACGACGGCGGCGGCTTCGGGAGCAAGGCCGGCGAGCCGGTGATCTCGAGCTACTTCGACCTGCGCTTCTCGCTCA encodes the following:
- a CDS encoding SDR family NAD(P)-dependent oxidoreductase — protein: MSLEGRIALVTGGGRGIGRAIAERLAQGGARVAVAGRTQAEIEETAAAIGGVAVRLDVGDREGAPPALAALEGQLGHIDVLVNNAGVAESAPFDRTSDALWDRMLAVNVTGAFALCRALIPKMIARGFGRVVNVASTAGLVGCAYSTAYCASKHAMVGMTRAIAVEIARTPVTINCVCPGWVNTRMADEAISRIAEKTGRGEDAARRSLESMSPQGRMVEPAEVALVVAMLCSDEARSIHGQAIPVDGGQVMR
- a CDS encoding RidA family protein, producing MNGDLEIVQPAGWPAPRGYANGVVTRGRTLHIAGQIGWDPASGQLRSDDLAEQFAQALDNVLAVVAAAGGEPGDVARMTVYVTDLEAYRGSLRAIGAAWRARFGKHFPAMALVGVAGLVERRALVEIEAVAALDARGEGAAVEIDAAAAAPPSTGARGEGGP